In the genome of Pueribacillus theae, the window ATCATGCATACTGCGATTGGCACTTCACTCGCTGTAATGATCATTAATTCAACGAATTCTACCTTTAATCATGCAAAAAAAGGCAATGTGAAATGGCCAGTATTTAAACTGTTGGTTGGTTTTATCGCATTAGGTTCCTTGGCAGGCGGGTTAATTGCCCGTTTTATTGATAGCGAGATTCTAAGAATTGCCTTTATCATCTTATTGATTTATGTAGTCATATCAAATATTCGTGGGAAATCATTCACGAAGGAAGCAAATGAACAGACGTTTCGTTCTCCCAATTCAAAGTCCAGGGCAGTAGTCGGAACATTCATTGGATTCATTTCAACATTGCTTGGAATAGGCGGTAGCGTGATGACGATTCCATACCTTAGAAATCACGGGATGCGGATGCTTCATGCCGTGGCTTTGGCAACTCCTTTAGGTCTGCCGATCGCTATAGTCGGTGCAATTGCATATATGATTGCAGGTTTCCAAGTAGAAGGAATGCCTAATTCGACCTTAGGATTTATTTATTTGCCTGCATTGCTTGGGTTTTCCATTGGAGGAGCATTAGGGGTGCCAATGGGGAGAAGTTGGGCACAAAAAATACCTGATGCCATCTTTTCTAAAGTTTACTTATCCTTACTTATGATTGTGGTAGTCATAATGATTATTGAATAAAAGTAAAAAACTTACTGAAAATACATTATTACCTTTTTCAAAATGGGTTTTAAAGCCAG includes:
- a CDS encoding sulfite exporter TauE/SafE family protein is translated as MTLTMIIMYTLIGVLIGILSSLFGFGGGFIVVPILYAFLPASIPADYIMHTAIGTSLAVMIINSTNSTFNHAKKGNVKWPVFKLLVGFIALGSLAGGLIARFIDSEILRIAFIILLIYVVISNIRGKSFTKEANEQTFRSPNSKSRAVVGTFIGFISTLLGIGGSVMTIPYLRNHGMRMLHAVALATPLGLPIAIVGAIAYMIAGFQVEGMPNSTLGFIYLPALLGFSIGGALGVPMGRSWAQKIPDAIFSKVYLSLLMIVVVIMIIE